Genomic DNA from Archangium lipolyticum:
GTTCTCGCGGGACTGCTTCCCCTCGGGGCACACGGGGACGGCGCTGCTGGTGCTGGTGTACGCCTTCCGGTTCGCGCCGCGCTTCTTCCGGGTGATGCTGGTGCCGGCCATCTGCCTCATCCTGGCCACCCTGGTGGGGCGCTTCCACTACCTGACGGACCTGCTGTGCGCGGTGCCGCTGATGGGGGTGGTGGTGAGCCTCGCGGTGGCCTGGAGCCGGGCCACGGCGCGGCGCGAAGTCACGCGCCCGGTGCGGATGGACGCTATCGTACGCCCTTGAGCAAGGGAGCGTACGCATGAGCAGGCCGATCTTCGCGGGCCGGGTGGCCCACCTCGGTACCACCGTCTTCACCGAGTTCAGCGCGTTGGCGCTGAAGCACGGGGCCATGAACCTGGGGCAGGGCTTCCCCGACTTCGACGGCCCCGAGGCCGTGAAGGAGGCGGCTCGCAAGGCCATCACCGACGGGGTGAACCAGTACGCGCCCAGCAGCGGCCTGCGCGACCTGCGCGTGGCCATCGCCGAGCACGGCGCGCGCTTCCACGGGCACACGGGCATCGATCCGGACACCATGGTGACCGTCACCAGCGGTGCCACCGAGGCCATCTTCTGCGTGCTGCTGGGCCTGGTGGATCCGGGCGACGAGGTGGTGGCCTTCGAGCCCGTCTACGACTCGTACGACGCCAACATCGGCTTCCTCGGGGCGAAGGCGCGCCACGTGCCGCTGCGGCCGCCGGACGCCTCGCACGCCACGTGGTGGTTCGATCGGGACGAGGTGCGCGCCGCCTTCGGTCCCCGCACGCGGGTGCTCATCCTCAACACCCCGCACAACCCCACCGGCAAGGTGTTCACCCGCGAGGAGCTCGAGTTCCTTGGCGGGCTGTGCGCCGAGTTCGATGTGAAGGTGCTCGCGGACGAGGTGTACGAGCACATCGTCTTCGCCCCGGCGCGTCATGTCCGCGCCGCCACCGTGCCGTCACTGACCGACCGGACGGTAACCGTGAGCAGCGGGGGCAAGTCCTTCAGCCTCACGGGTTGGAAGATTGGATGGATCATCGCGCCACCGGCGCTGCGTGACGCGGTGCAGCGGGCGCACCAGTTCGTGACGTTCGCCACGGCGTCTCCTCTGCAGGCGGCGATGGCGGCGGCGCTGCGGCTGCCGGACACGTACTTCCAGGAGCTGGGCACCCAGTACCTCTCCAAGAGGGAGCGGCTGCTGACGGGGCTCGCCGAGGCGGGACTGAAGGCGCACGTGCCCGAGGGCAGCTACTTCATCATGGCGGACATTGGCGGACGGGGCTTCGCGGACGACGTGGCCTTCTGCCGACACCTGGTGACGGAGGTGGGAGTAGCGGCCATCCCTCCGAGTGTTTTCTATGGTCCCGAGCACAAGCACCTGGGGCAGGGGATGGCGCGCTTCGCCTTCTGCAAGACAGAGGCGGTATTGGATGAAGCGGTGCGCCGGTTGAAGGTGGGGCTGGCTCGGGCCCGTTGACGCCTGGAACCCGGGAGCCGGGCGGCTTGCGACCCCCACACCCGGGTGCTACATCCCCGCGCCAACCATGCCCTCCCCTCGAACCCCGACCGAGTCCAAGAGGCTCTCCGCTCCCCGCACGACCCAGTCCGCCAAGAAGGCGGGCCGGTCCACGTCCAAGCCCTCGAAGGCCAGCAAGCCGGCCAAGGTGGCGAAGAAGGCCGCGAAGGCCGCGACGAAGGCCGTGAAGGCGGTCGCGAAGAAGGCCACCAAGGCCGTGGCCCCCAAGAAGAACGTGGTGCTGCGCACCTACGACGCGGCCACGGTGAAGGCGGTGGGCAAGACCACCGAGAAGTGGGCCAAGAGCGATCTGGCCGCGGTGACGCAGAAGATGCCGCTGCGCCGCAAGACGTTCGTCACCGACTCGGGCATCCCCATCCCGGACGTGGTGACGCTGGCGGACCGCAAGACCGAGTCCCCGGATCGCATCGGCCTGCCGGGCCAGTTCCCGTTCACGCGCGGCCCGCAGCCGACCATGTACCGCGGCCGTCTCTGGACGATGCGCCAGTTCGCCGGCTTCGGCACGCCCGAGGACACCAACAAGCGCTTCAAGTACCTCATCAGCCACGGCATGACGGG
This window encodes:
- a CDS encoding aminotransferase class I/II-fold pyridoxal phosphate-dependent enzyme; the encoded protein is MSRPIFAGRVAHLGTTVFTEFSALALKHGAMNLGQGFPDFDGPEAVKEAARKAITDGVNQYAPSSGLRDLRVAIAEHGARFHGHTGIDPDTMVTVTSGATEAIFCVLLGLVDPGDEVVAFEPVYDSYDANIGFLGAKARHVPLRPPDASHATWWFDRDEVRAAFGPRTRVLILNTPHNPTGKVFTREELEFLGGLCAEFDVKVLADEVYEHIVFAPARHVRAATVPSLTDRTVTVSSGGKSFSLTGWKIGWIIAPPALRDAVQRAHQFVTFATASPLQAAMAAALRLPDTYFQELGTQYLSKRERLLTGLAEAGLKAHVPEGSYFIMADIGGRGFADDVAFCRHLVTEVGVAAIPPSVFYGPEHKHLGQGMARFAFCKTEAVLDEAVRRLKVGLARAR